In Nitrobacteraceae bacterium AZCC 1564, the following proteins share a genomic window:
- a CDS encoding signal transduction histidine kinase (product_source=COG0642; cath_funfam=1.10.287.130,3.30.565.10,3.40.50.2300; cog=COG0642; ko=KO:K20974; pfam=PF00072,PF00512,PF02518; smart=SM00387,SM00388,SM00448; superfamily=52172,55874), whose amino-acid sequence MAARSRVKRSQKTSARRTVVRRAGAKRTPKKRVQKKRALKKAAPKAVAKTSRARQAVLPAESGLVEAALATFAHEVRTPLTGILAISSLLATSELGERERRWVETIKVGAEHLAALASLFVDAARRGNSILTIRDEFFDLRALVRAVGDSLTGRAAAKGLQPQVDIPEDLPAFVIGDSVRLRAALENLIDNAVKFTAQGEVALSVSVTSVTRDTLGVAFAVSDSGIGLSLAEIKRLFKPFSQANVTIASRFGGAGLGLSSVKQLARAMGGDVIAAQRPGGGATFTLTATLKRAEESKATPAEVGEPLQPPIQGLRILSIEDNPFGRVVLNAILTELGHRAEFIGRGEDALERMTQGAFDAVLMDMVLPGIDGIETIRRLRALDVPQGRVAIIGVSGRAEDEQAARTAGADAFLIKPVNPRALAMALLQATRRAPAT is encoded by the coding sequence ATGGCGGCGAGATCGCGTGTGAAGCGGAGCCAAAAGACGTCTGCCAGGCGCACAGTTGTGAGGCGGGCGGGTGCAAAGCGAACGCCGAAAAAGCGTGTTCAAAAAAAGCGGGCTTTGAAGAAAGCAGCTCCGAAAGCGGTGGCAAAAACGTCGCGGGCGCGGCAAGCGGTCCTGCCTGCGGAGTCCGGTCTGGTCGAGGCGGCGCTTGCGACCTTTGCCCATGAGGTTCGCACACCGCTGACCGGGATTCTCGCCATTAGCTCATTGCTGGCGACGTCAGAACTCGGCGAACGCGAACGGCGGTGGGTCGAGACCATCAAGGTCGGGGCGGAGCATTTGGCCGCGTTAGCCTCGCTGTTTGTCGATGCCGCGCGGCGGGGCAATTCCATTCTGACTATCCGGGACGAATTCTTCGACCTGCGAGCGCTGGTACGGGCGGTTGGGGATTCGTTGACGGGGCGGGCGGCAGCAAAAGGCTTGCAGCCGCAGGTGGACATTCCCGAAGATCTGCCGGCCTTTGTGATTGGTGATTCCGTCAGGCTCCGGGCCGCGCTCGAAAACTTGATCGATAATGCAGTGAAGTTCACCGCGCAGGGTGAAGTTGCCCTGAGCGTCAGCGTCACGTCGGTCACGCGAGACACGCTTGGCGTTGCATTCGCAGTGTCAGATAGCGGCATCGGGTTGTCGTTGGCCGAAATCAAGCGGCTGTTCAAACCGTTCTCGCAGGCGAACGTCACGATTGCATCGCGCTTCGGCGGGGCCGGGCTTGGTTTGTCGTCTGTCAAACAGCTGGCCCGCGCCATGGGCGGCGACGTCATCGCGGCCCAGCGGCCTGGCGGCGGGGCGACCTTTACTCTGACTGCAACGCTGAAGCGCGCAGAGGAGTCAAAAGCTACGCCAGCGGAGGTTGGTGAGCCGTTGCAGCCGCCCATTCAGGGGCTTCGCATTCTGAGCATCGAGGACAATCCGTTTGGCCGCGTCGTGCTCAACGCGATTTTGACGGAACTGGGCCATCGCGCCGAATTCATCGGACGCGGAGAAGATGCACTTGAGCGTATGACGCAAGGTGCGTTCGACGCAGTGTTGATGGACATGGTGTTGCCGGGCATTGACGGTATCGAGACGATCAGGCGTCTTCGCGCGCTGGACGTTCCGCAAGGGCGTGTCGCTATTATCGGCGTATCGGGCCGTGCCGAGGATGAGCAGGCAGCCCGCACGGCTGGCGCCGACGCATTCCTGATCAAGCCGGTCAACCCGCGGGCGCTGGCGATGGCGCTTCTTCAGGCGACGCGGCGGGCCCCCGCGACTTGA
- a CDS encoding glutamyl-Q tRNA(Asp) synthetase (product_source=KO:K01894; cath_funfam=3.40.50.620; cog=COG0008; ko=KO:K01894; pfam=PF00749; superfamily=52374) — protein MPAARRRSGFEMVTPPVFRFAPSPNGFLHLGHARSALLNFDMARKTGGRFLLRIEDIDATRCRPEYEAAIYEDLDWLGITWEQPVRRQSEHLALYGEALSRLAQEGLLYPAFESRADIAQLVREKEKTGTWPRDPDGAPIYPGDARQWSRAEREAMVQSGAPYALRLDMAAALARTGALTWTELGEGPNREADEVVARPEQWGDVILARKDTPTSYHLSVVVDDALQGVTQVVRGQDLFWATAVHRLLQQLLGLPAPLYRHHPLLMDETGHKLSKSTHSTALRELRARGVTPGEVRRLTSLDVF, from the coding sequence ATGCCCGCCGCGCGTCGTCGATCAGGGTTTGAGATGGTAACGCCACCCGTTTTCAGGTTTGCGCCAAGCCCGAATGGATTTTTGCACTTGGGGCACGCCAGGTCGGCGTTGCTGAATTTTGATATGGCCCGGAAAACGGGCGGACGATTTCTGCTGCGTATCGAGGATATCGATGCAACCCGTTGCCGTCCGGAATACGAGGCCGCGATTTACGAAGACCTCGATTGGCTCGGGATCACGTGGGAGCAGCCGGTGCGGCGGCAATCCGAGCATCTCGCGTTGTATGGCGAGGCGCTTTCGCGCCTTGCGCAAGAGGGCCTGCTCTATCCAGCCTTTGAGAGCCGGGCGGACATCGCACAGCTTGTCCGCGAAAAGGAAAAGACAGGTACATGGCCGCGCGATCCTGATGGCGCGCCAATTTATCCGGGCGACGCGCGGCAGTGGTCCCGCGCGGAACGCGAGGCGATGGTGCAATCCGGTGCGCCCTATGCGCTGCGGCTCGACATGGCGGCGGCCCTGGCGCGGACCGGCGCACTGACCTGGACTGAACTGGGTGAGGGGCCGAACCGCGAGGCCGATGAGGTCGTGGCAAGGCCCGAGCAGTGGGGCGACGTCATCCTGGCTCGCAAGGATACGCCAACCAGCTACCACCTGTCCGTGGTCGTCGACGATGCCTTGCAGGGCGTCACGCAGGTCGTCCGGGGACAGGACCTGTTCTGGGCGACCGCCGTTCATCGCCTGCTGCAGCAGTTACTGGGTTTGCCGGCGCCGCTTTATCGGCATCATCCTCTCCTGATGGATGAAACCGGGCATAAGTTGTCCAAATCGACGCATTCAACCGCGCTCCGGGAATTGCGGGCCCGCGGGGTGACGCCAGGGGAGGTCCGGCGATTAACCTCTCTCGACGTTTTCTGA